From Oscillatoria sp. FACHB-1407, a single genomic window includes:
- the gyrA gene encoding DNA gyrase subunit A — MSTPQERIVPTDLRNEMSRSYLEYAMSVIVGRALPDARDGLKPVHRRILYAMHELGLTPDRPFRKCARVVGDVIGKYHPHGDTAVYDALVRMAQDFSMRLPLVDGHGNFGSVDNDPPAAMRYTECRLRPITTNALLQDIEAETVDFGSNYDGSQQEPLVLPARVPQLLLNGSSGIAVGMATNIPPHNLAELIDGVVALIHNPDITVEQLMRYIPGPDFPTGAQILGTSGIREAYITGRGSITMRGVAQIETIEHRGRPDREAIIITELPFQTNKAALIEKIAEMVNDRRLEGISDIRDESDRDGMRIVIELRRDAYPRVVLNNLYKQTPLQANFGVNMLALVNGEPQLLSLKQFLEVFLDFRVETITRRTQYQLRKAEERDHLLQGLLIALSNLDAIIDLIRHAADAPTAKQELMDSYGLSEAQAEAILQMQLRRLTALEAEKIQQEHDDLQAKITDLRDILARRERILQMIETEAAELKTAHASPRRTVIEQLDGEIGDTDLIANEQAIILLTEQGYIKRMPVSTFESQSRATRGKAGTRMKEDDVVEHFLTCNDHDSVLFFSDRGVAYCLKAYQIPTGSRNARGVPIVQMLPIPRDERITSIISVIEFSSEDYLVMLTQKGYIKKTELSAFSNIRTNGLIAISLEEGDQLRWVRLARQTDSIIIGSRQGMAIHFRANHEQLRPLGRPTRGVRSMSMREGDEPISMDILPTQVADMVASVAPVESESDELEVDLPNTQGPWVLVITTGGLGKRVPVSQFRLQNRAGMGLRAIKFRKAEDRLAALLVVNEEDEIILVTNRGIIIRQAVNAISGQSRAATGVRVQRLDEDDAIAAVALVPPSNSTGEPNGAIEVDATEVEVGEGVADSDIDGAEVSED; from the coding sequence ATGAGTACCCCACAGGAACGAATTGTCCCTACGGATCTGCGGAACGAAATGTCCCGGTCTTACCTGGAATACGCCATGAGCGTCATCGTAGGACGGGCTTTGCCAGATGCCAGGGATGGTTTAAAGCCTGTTCACCGTCGTATCTTGTACGCGATGCACGAGTTGGGGCTAACTCCCGATCGCCCCTTTCGTAAGTGTGCTCGTGTTGTGGGGGATGTCATCGGTAAATACCATCCTCACGGCGATACAGCAGTCTATGATGCCCTGGTGCGGATGGCACAAGACTTTTCCATGCGATTGCCGTTGGTCGATGGGCATGGCAACTTTGGTTCGGTGGACAACGATCCCCCGGCGGCAATGCGATATACCGAATGTCGCCTGCGTCCCATCACCACAAACGCTCTGCTTCAAGATATTGAGGCGGAGACAGTCGATTTTGGCAGCAACTACGACGGATCACAGCAAGAGCCACTGGTATTGCCTGCCCGTGTTCCCCAGTTGTTATTGAATGGCTCCTCTGGGATCGCGGTGGGGATGGCGACCAACATCCCACCCCATAACCTGGCGGAACTGATTGATGGAGTCGTGGCGTTGATCCACAATCCGGATATTACCGTCGAGCAGTTGATGCGCTACATCCCTGGACCCGACTTTCCAACAGGGGCGCAGATTCTGGGTACGAGTGGCATCCGGGAAGCGTACATCACCGGACGCGGCTCGATCACCATGCGGGGCGTGGCTCAAATTGAGACGATCGAGCATCGGGGACGACCCGATCGCGAAGCCATTATTATTACGGAGTTACCCTTTCAGACTAACAAAGCGGCTCTAATCGAAAAGATTGCCGAGATGGTGAACGATCGCCGCCTGGAAGGAATCTCTGATATCCGCGATGAGAGCGATCGCGACGGGATGCGGATTGTGATTGAGTTGCGCCGCGATGCTTATCCGCGTGTTGTGCTCAACAACCTCTACAAACAAACCCCACTCCAAGCCAACTTTGGGGTGAATATGTTGGCGTTGGTCAACGGGGAACCCCAACTTCTTAGTCTCAAGCAATTCCTCGAAGTCTTCCTCGATTTCCGAGTTGAGACAATTACCCGTCGGACCCAGTATCAGTTACGCAAAGCTGAAGAACGGGATCACTTGCTGCAAGGGTTATTGATTGCCCTATCAAATCTGGATGCCATTATCGATCTGATTCGCCATGCCGCAGACGCTCCAACCGCCAAGCAGGAGTTGATGGATTCCTACGGATTGTCTGAAGCACAAGCCGAGGCAATTTTGCAGATGCAATTGCGACGGTTAACGGCTCTGGAAGCTGAAAAGATCCAGCAGGAACACGATGACTTGCAAGCCAAGATCACCGATTTGCGCGATATCCTGGCGCGTCGTGAGCGCATCTTGCAGATGATCGAGACTGAGGCAGCAGAACTCAAAACGGCTCACGCCAGTCCTCGCCGCACGGTGATTGAGCAACTAGATGGCGAAATTGGGGATACTGACCTGATTGCCAATGAGCAAGCGATTATTCTGTTGACTGAGCAGGGCTACATTAAACGGATGCCTGTCAGTACCTTTGAGTCTCAAAGTCGGGCAACACGCGGCAAAGCAGGCACTCGCATGAAAGAGGATGATGTTGTAGAACACTTCCTTACCTGCAATGACCACGATAGCGTGCTGTTCTTTAGCGATCGCGGTGTTGCTTACTGCCTTAAAGCTTACCAAATCCCAACCGGGTCACGAAATGCGCGGGGAGTGCCCATCGTACAGATGTTGCCGATCCCTCGTGACGAGCGCATTACGTCTATCATCTCGGTGATTGAGTTCAGCAGCGAAGACTATCTAGTGATGTTGACCCAGAAGGGCTACATCAAGAAGACAGAACTGTCAGCGTTTAGCAACATTCGGACCAATGGTTTGATCGCGATTTCTCTGGAAGAAGGGGATCAACTCCGCTGGGTACGGCTTGCCCGTCAGACTGACAGCATCATCATCGGTTCCCGTCAGGGGATGGCGATCCACTTCCGGGCAAACCATGAGCAGTTGCGTCCTTTGGGAAGACCGACTCGTGGAGTGCGATCGATGTCGATGCGCGAGGGAGACGAACCCATCAGTATGGACATCTTGCCGACTCAGGTTGCAGACATGGTGGCAAGTGTTGCCCCGGTCGAGTCTGAATCAGATGAGTTGGAAGTCGATCTACCCAATACCCAAGGTCCCTGGGTTCTGGTCATCACGACTGGAGGCTTGGGTAAGCGAGTGCCGGTTTCCCAATTCCGACTCCAGAATCGTGCCGGGATGGGTCTACGAGCAATCAAGTTCCGCAAAGCTGAGGATCGGTTAGCTGCCCTACTTGTGGTGAACGAAGAGGATGAAATTATTCTGGTGACGAACCGAGGCATTATTATTCGTCAGGCCGTCAATGCGATCTCTGGGCAGTCGCGTGCTGCAACGGGTGTGCGAGTGCAACGGTTGGATGAAGACGATGCGATCGCCGCTGTAGCTCTGGTGCCGCCATCCAATAGCACGGGTGAACCAAACGGGGCAATTGAGGTGGATGCTACTGAAGTAGAAGTTGGCGAGGGAGTCGCTGACAGTGACATTGATGGTGCAGAAGTGTCGGAGGACTAG
- a CDS encoding YggT family protein codes for MTASAIATLILAPLLGLMILLFIFRIVLTWYPQVELNRFPFNLIAIPTEPFLIPLRKLVPPLGGVDITPIIWVAVFSFLREILLGQQGLLTMMQY; via the coding sequence ATGACAGCTAGTGCGATCGCCACATTGATTCTTGCGCCTCTGCTGGGGCTGATGATTCTGCTCTTCATCTTTCGGATTGTGTTGACCTGGTATCCCCAGGTGGAGTTAAATCGTTTTCCTTTCAATTTAATTGCGATTCCAACGGAGCCGTTTCTGATCCCACTGCGCAAGTTGGTTCCGCCGCTGGGCGGGGTCGATATCACCCCCATCATCTGGGTTGCTGTTTTCAGCTTTCTAAGGGAGATTTTGTTAGGTCAGCAGGGGCTGTTGACCATGATGCAGTATTAG
- a CDS encoding response regulator transcription factor — MKKILILEDEAQSREMFLRCLTFEEFSSFAAERDSRGVELADAQPQACGCELVQSVHRG, encoded by the coding sequence ATGAAAAAGATCCTGATCCTTGAAGATGAGGCACAGAGTCGAGAGATGTTTTTACGGTGTCTGACATTCGAGGAATTCTCCAGTTTTGCCGCAGAGCGCGATTCCAGAGGGGTAGAGTTAGCAGATGCACAACCGCAAGCCTGTGGTTGTGAGCTAGTTCAGTCAGTTCACCGTGGGTGA
- the psbX gene encoding photosystem II reaction center X protein, whose product MTPSLANFLYSLLAGLVIVVIPVVVGLVFISQRDKIQRS is encoded by the coding sequence ATGACTCCGTCCTTAGCAAATTTCCTTTACAGCTTGTTAGCTGGTCTAGTCATCGTAGTCATTCCAGTCGTTGTGGGGCTAGTTTTCATCAGCCAAAGAGACAAAATCCAACGCTCTTAA
- the cynS gene encoding cyanase, which produces MPAIEIPEITKKLLTAKAATGVTFADLEQKVGRDEVWIAAVIYRQASASMEEATKIVEALGLSADVASELTEHPEKGLGPIVPTDPLIYRFYEIMQVYGMPMKDVIQEKFGDGIMSAIDFTLDIEKEEDPKGDRVKITMNGKFLPYKKW; this is translated from the coding sequence ATGCCCGCTATCGAAATACCTGAAATCACTAAAAAACTCCTCACCGCTAAAGCAGCTACTGGCGTTACGTTTGCTGATCTGGAGCAAAAGGTTGGTCGTGACGAAGTATGGATCGCAGCCGTGATTTATCGTCAGGCAAGCGCATCAATGGAAGAAGCTACCAAGATCGTCGAAGCGTTGGGATTGAGTGCTGATGTTGCCTCAGAGCTCACAGAACATCCTGAGAAGGGATTGGGTCCCATCGTACCTACTGATCCATTAATTTATCGCTTCTACGAAATCATGCAAGTTTATGGAATGCCAATGAAAGATGTGATTCAGGAGAAGTTTGGCGACGGTATTATGAGTGCGATCGACTTCACCCTGGACATCGAAAAAGAGGAAGACCCTAAGGGCGATCGCGTCAAAATTACGATGAATGGTAAGTTCTTGCCTTACAAGAAGTGGTAA
- a CDS encoding succinate dehydrogenase/fumarate reductase iron-sulfur subunit, whose product MQVLFQVVRQNANSEPHIQTYSLDVEPGNTILDCLNQIKWEQDGTLAFRKNCRNTICGSCGMRINGRSALACKENVGSELARLQQISAANPDSGKSLEDIPTITIAPMGNMPVIKDLVVDMKSFWDNLDAVDPYVSTQSRHIPEREFLQTPEERDRLNQTGNCILCGACYSECNARQVNPDFVGPHALAKAYRMVADSRDDQTEARIENYGTGTQGVWGCTRCYFCNSVCPMEVAPMDQIGKIKQEVLDRQDDQTNRSVRHRKVLIDLVKDGGWIDERRFGLKVVGNSFRDLRGLSSLGPLGFRMIAKGKFPLGFEPSEGAAQVRSLINAVQQAEANQTESSTN is encoded by the coding sequence ATGCAAGTTTTATTTCAAGTCGTTCGACAGAACGCAAATTCTGAGCCACACATACAAACCTACTCACTAGACGTTGAGCCAGGTAATACCATTCTGGATTGCCTCAACCAGATCAAATGGGAACAGGATGGAACGCTGGCATTTCGTAAAAACTGCCGAAATACCATCTGTGGTAGCTGTGGGATGCGAATTAATGGACGGTCTGCTCTGGCCTGTAAAGAAAACGTCGGCAGCGAATTAGCTCGCCTGCAACAAATTTCAGCCGCCAATCCCGATTCAGGCAAATCACTGGAGGATATCCCCACGATTACGATCGCCCCGATGGGAAATATGCCTGTCATTAAGGATTTAGTGGTTGATATGAAAAGTTTTTGGGACAACCTGGATGCGGTTGATCCCTATGTCAGCACTCAGTCACGCCATATTCCAGAACGTGAATTTTTGCAAACTCCTGAAGAGCGCGATCGCCTAAATCAGACAGGCAACTGCATTCTGTGTGGAGCCTGTTACTCCGAGTGCAATGCCCGTCAGGTGAACCCCGATTTTGTCGGTCCTCACGCTCTGGCAAAAGCCTATCGCATGGTCGCAGACTCCCGAGATGACCAGACCGAAGCCCGGATTGAGAACTATGGCACTGGTACCCAGGGGGTTTGGGGTTGTACTCGCTGTTATTTCTGTAATAGCGTGTGTCCGATGGAAGTTGCCCCAATGGATCAAATTGGCAAGATCAAGCAGGAAGTGCTCGATCGTCAGGATGATCAGACAAACCGATCGGTACGCCACCGCAAGGTCTTGATTGACTTAGTAAAGGATGGTGGATGGATTGATGAGCGACGCTTTGGGCTAAAGGTGGTTGGCAACTCTTTCCGCGATTTACGAGGATTGTCTAGCCTCGGTCCATTGGGCTTCCGAATGATCGCTAAGGGCAAGTTTCCCCTTGGGTTTGAACCCTCTGAAGGGGCAGCACAGGTGCGATCGCTAATTAATGCCGTGCAACAGGCAGAAGCCAATCAAACGGAATCTTCCACCAACTAG
- a CDS encoding trypsin-like peptidase domain-containing protein has protein sequence MNTRFFRTATSGLIVLGTAATLVSLDAIAPVHLLSLNRFGQANSHAVLAQDAEDSVNVRVYQQASPAVVSIETRDGTGSGSIISPDGLILTNAHVVGDERSVTVSLADGREFQGEVIAYGEPGLDLAAVRIRGQNNLPFVRLARSGSVQVGQRAFAIGNPFGQFQGTLTTGIVSRIDRDRGLVQTDAAINPGNSGGPLLNSQGELIGVNTAIFSPRGSSGNIGIGFAIGIERVQPFLTAVREGRAPRTAQQQPLPGVTRPPQAIALNRPVQGRLDRNSNVLPADNSYFDAYTFEGRAGQQVVIDMSSGEIDTYLILLTPDGSDLAQDDDGGGGTNSRIVATLPATGTYTVFANSYGAGEVGAYNLRVVTQGGTSAGPAPTPPRSVPGQTGLILREEGVLGPGAQVLESDGSLYREHSFRGNAGQTVTITMESNEFDTYLILVGPDNQVIDQNDDIGPENFNSSITVTLPTSGTYRVIANAYDSRGRGRYLIVVR, from the coding sequence ATGAACACGAGATTTTTTCGCACTGCCACCTCAGGGCTTATTGTTTTAGGAACCGCCGCTACGCTTGTCAGCCTTGATGCAATTGCCCCAGTCCATTTGTTGAGCCTCAACCGCTTCGGTCAAGCAAACTCTCACGCGGTTCTCGCCCAAGATGCAGAAGATAGCGTGAATGTGCGCGTCTATCAACAAGCTAGCCCGGCTGTAGTATCCATTGAAACCAGAGATGGTACAGGGAGTGGCAGTATCATTAGCCCTGACGGTTTGATTTTGACCAATGCTCATGTAGTGGGCGATGAACGGTCTGTTACGGTATCTCTCGCCGATGGGCGTGAGTTTCAGGGAGAGGTGATCGCTTACGGTGAACCCGGCTTAGACCTCGCTGCTGTCCGCATTCGGGGACAAAATAATCTTCCCTTTGTTCGATTGGCACGTTCAGGATCAGTACAGGTTGGTCAACGCGCATTTGCCATTGGTAACCCCTTTGGACAATTTCAGGGAACGTTGACTACTGGTATTGTGAGCCGTATTGATCGCGATCGCGGCTTGGTACAAACCGATGCGGCTATCAACCCCGGTAACTCTGGTGGTCCTCTCCTCAATAGCCAGGGTGAACTGATTGGGGTCAACACCGCCATCTTCTCTCCGAGAGGCTCTTCTGGAAATATCGGCATTGGGTTTGCCATTGGTATCGAGCGAGTTCAACCCTTTCTAACAGCGGTACGTGAAGGGCGTGCTCCCCGCACGGCGCAACAACAACCTTTGCCTGGAGTCACCCGTCCTCCTCAGGCGATCGCCCTCAATCGCCCTGTGCAGGGAAGGCTCGATCGCAACAGTAACGTTTTACCCGCTGATAATAGCTATTTTGATGCCTATACCTTTGAGGGTAGGGCAGGTCAGCAAGTAGTCATCGATATGAGCAGCGGCGAGATCGATACATACCTGATCTTGTTGACTCCTGATGGCAGTGATCTGGCTCAAGATGATGATGGGGGTGGTGGCACCAACTCTCGTATTGTTGCCACACTACCTGCAACAGGGACTTATACAGTCTTTGCTAACTCTTACGGAGCCGGAGAAGTGGGGGCATATAACCTGAGGGTTGTAACCCAGGGAGGAACTTCTGCTGGTCCTGCGCCTACTCCACCTCGGAGTGTGCCTGGGCAAACAGGGCTAATTCTGCGTGAAGAGGGGGTTTTGGGCCCGGGTGCTCAAGTTCTAGAGTCGGACGGCAGTCTGTATCGAGAGCACTCATTTCGCGGTAATGCGGGGCAAACCGTAACAATCACGATGGAGAGCAACGAGTTTGACACTTACCTGATTCTGGTGGGTCCAGATAATCAGGTAATTGACCAGAATGACGATATTGGTCCTGAAAACTTTAACTCTTCCATTACAGTAACGTTGCCAACCTCCGGAACCTATCGGGTCATCGCCAATGCCTATGATTCTCGTGGGCGCGGACGTTATCTCATTGTGGTTCGTTAA
- a CDS encoding Ycf66 family protein, with amino-acid sequence MVNVGLSWSSIVGIALAVSGAGLYFLRTVRPGLARDHDIFFAAVALLCGGILFFQGWRQDPILQFGQFMLTGSTIWFAFEAIRLRGVATEQAKRTTPVVDDERPVSRVYRAELDELPVMDERPVTRRIRGSRDTRSSQTDEYTDDRRRSSSRNSDRLRSSSSDRPRRRRSSTSDDFSGDRFSEPTRNFWDDDVPEDRSRTSSRPSRDADSSSRPRKPRISESSRRKPSESADYVDYQPIDYSDPDADNSDNYDRY; translated from the coding sequence ATGGTAAACGTCGGACTTAGCTGGAGCAGTATTGTGGGCATTGCTCTTGCGGTCTCTGGAGCAGGGCTATATTTCTTGCGAACGGTTCGTCCAGGGTTGGCTCGTGACCACGATATCTTTTTCGCAGCCGTTGCTTTACTTTGCGGTGGCATCCTGTTTTTCCAGGGTTGGCGACAAGACCCCATCCTGCAATTTGGGCAGTTCATGCTGACTGGATCGACGATCTGGTTTGCGTTTGAAGCGATTCGTCTGCGGGGGGTCGCAACCGAACAGGCAAAGCGTACAACTCCTGTGGTTGACGATGAACGCCCTGTCAGTCGCGTTTATCGAGCCGAACTAGATGAGCTACCAGTGATGGATGAGCGTCCTGTGACTCGCCGCATTCGTGGCTCTCGCGACACACGTTCATCTCAGACCGATGAATACACTGATGATCGTCGTCGGTCGTCGAGTCGCAACAGCGATCGCCTCCGTTCCAGTTCCAGTGATCGTCCCCGTCGTCGTCGCTCCAGTACGTCTGACGACTTTTCGGGCGATCGCTTCTCAGAGCCGACTCGCAATTTCTGGGATGATGACGTTCCCGAAGATCGCTCCCGCACCAGTTCTCGCCCTTCCCGCGATGCGGATAGCTCCTCCCGCCCACGCAAACCCAGAATTTCTGAGTCTTCCCGCCGCAAACCTTCAGAATCGGCTGACTACGTTGATTATCAACCGATTGATTATTCTGATCCCGATGCCGATAACTCTGATAACTACGATAGATATTAG
- a CDS encoding two-partner secretion domain-containing protein: protein MPFIVNKLVKRSPLVTLITVGSPLFWLTTPIATAQIIPDNTLPDRSVVPANCTRCEITGGTQRGSNLFHSFEQFSVPTNGEAFFNNAFSVRNIFSRVTGTSISNIDGVIGANGSANIFLLNPNGIIFGANASLNVGGSFIATTGDRILFSDGFEFSATAPTTTPLLTVNTPVGLQLGANPGAIQVQNASLAGAAGRTLALLGGRLNLSGAEVRATQGRIELGSVATGTVALTPVDQGWEFDYSNASAFQNMVLSNGTSVDASGNRGGEIQVQGQRIQVTQGSQIRLVARTTERTGNIQVRASDRLELVGDATRPTTTGIFNEVRQAATGRGSSLTIETGQLIVRNGAQISTNTFGSGQGADLRIIANQSVDLSGSLFRGGDRLPSGLFTAVVQDTTDPAAVSATGQGGTLSLQTPRLTLSSGAQISTSTFGAGNAGNLQIAADLIELDGTVPGTNDPTAIFANVAEVPTATGNGGALTINSDRLTVTGGAQIGTTAQNTGRGGVLTINADSVVLSGTSPIAQFRGEGRSGLFVSAEPALADGTVTTADAGALFLTARHVLVEDGALISADNFGLGRGANLILNVDRLRVLNGGEVGASSLLEQGFRDRTRGPGGTVTINAAERVEVRGTTNIGGQTVNSGIFTLAEGTGAAGDIRLRTRSLSMDDRATLSAETASTQGGNITLQTNNLVMQRNSRISTSAGTSRAGGDGGNINITADFIVATPQENNDITANAFTGAGGEVNITVQTILGLTPRSRAELQALLEPDDPLDPVRLSSSDITAISQANPNLNGRVTLTTPDVDPAQGLVELPADIVDASNLIAQGCSANTASAPTASEFVITGRGGLPPSPLSDSLEPSSQLPSRWVASSTSTVVSPSGSHSTTPATAITEAEGWVIGADGQVYLTAHITNNACWQ, encoded by the coding sequence ATGCCCTTTATTGTTAACAAACTCGTGAAGCGATCGCCCCTTGTCACTCTCATTACTGTAGGTTCCCCGCTGTTTTGGCTCACAACCCCGATCGCCACAGCACAAATCATTCCCGACAACACGCTGCCCGATCGCTCCGTTGTGCCTGCAAACTGCACCCGATGTGAGATTACCGGGGGTACACAGCGAGGGAGTAACCTGTTTCACAGTTTTGAGCAATTTTCCGTACCCACCAACGGCGAAGCTTTTTTTAACAATGCTTTCAGTGTCAGAAACATCTTTAGTCGCGTTACGGGTACTTCTATTTCCAACATTGATGGGGTAATTGGGGCAAACGGCAGTGCGAATATTTTTCTGCTCAATCCCAACGGGATTATTTTCGGGGCAAATGCTTCATTGAATGTGGGTGGTTCGTTTATCGCAACAACGGGCGATCGCATTCTCTTTTCAGATGGATTTGAGTTCAGCGCAACGGCTCCGACTACAACGCCTCTACTGACTGTCAACACACCCGTTGGGTTACAACTGGGAGCCAATCCCGGAGCCATTCAGGTACAAAATGCCAGTTTGGCAGGTGCAGCAGGTAGAACATTGGCGTTGTTAGGGGGTCGCCTCAATCTATCGGGAGCCGAGGTGCGAGCGACGCAAGGCAGAATTGAACTGGGCAGCGTTGCTACTGGAACCGTTGCCTTAACACCTGTCGATCAAGGGTGGGAGTTTGATTACAGCAACGCTTCAGCCTTTCAAAACATGGTGTTGAGCAATGGCACGTCGGTTGATGCCAGTGGCAATCGCGGCGGTGAAATTCAAGTGCAGGGGCAACGGATTCAAGTCACGCAAGGTAGCCAGATTCGATTAGTCGCACGTACCACTGAACGGACTGGAAACATTCAAGTGAGAGCCAGCGATCGCCTGGAGTTAGTGGGTGATGCAACCCGTCCTACGACAACTGGGATATTTAATGAAGTGCGACAAGCAGCAACCGGACGAGGCAGCAGTTTGACCATCGAGACGGGACAACTAATTGTTAGAAACGGAGCACAGATCTCAACCAATACCTTTGGGAGTGGGCAGGGTGCCGATTTGAGAATTATCGCTAACCAATCGGTTGACCTGAGTGGCAGTCTGTTCAGAGGGGGCGATCGCTTACCCAGCGGGTTGTTTACGGCTGTTGTGCAAGATACGACCGATCCAGCGGCAGTATCGGCTACAGGTCAAGGTGGAACGCTTAGCCTGCAAACGCCTCGGCTAACGCTTAGTAGCGGTGCTCAGATCTCAACCAGCACGTTTGGAGCAGGCAATGCGGGTAATCTGCAAATTGCAGCCGATCTGATTGAGCTAGATGGCACTGTCCCAGGAACCAACGATCCAACCGCCATCTTTGCCAATGTGGCTGAAGTGCCAACGGCAACGGGCAACGGTGGAGCATTGACGATTAATAGCGATCGCCTCACCGTGACTGGAGGCGCGCAGATCGGCACAACAGCTCAAAATACGGGACGCGGTGGAGTCCTGACCATTAATGCTGACTCGGTTGTATTGAGTGGAACCTCCCCGATCGCCCAGTTTCGGGGAGAGGGCAGAAGCGGGTTGTTTGTCTCGGCTGAACCTGCTCTGGCAGATGGCACCGTTACCACGGCAGATGCGGGTGCGTTGTTTCTTACAGCCCGTCATGTGTTGGTGGAAGATGGCGCGTTAATCTCAGCCGATAATTTTGGTTTGGGTCGTGGAGCAAATTTAATCCTCAATGTCGATCGCCTGCGAGTTCTCAATGGCGGAGAAGTGGGGGCAAGCTCATTGTTGGAACAGGGGTTTCGCGATCGCACTCGTGGACCAGGAGGGACGGTGACCATCAACGCCGCTGAACGTGTCGAAGTGAGAGGAACGACGAACATTGGCGGACAAACGGTTAACAGTGGCATCTTTACCCTGGCAGAAGGCACCGGAGCCGCCGGAGATATTCGCTTACGGACGCGATCGCTCTCGATGGACGACCGTGCTACCCTCTCGGCAGAAACCGCCAGCACGCAAGGGGGTAACATTACACTGCAAACAAACAACCTGGTCATGCAACGCAACAGCCGCATCTCGACCAGTGCGGGAACTAGCCGCGCCGGAGGGGATGGCGGTAACATCAACATTACTGCCGATTTTATCGTTGCCACTCCGCAGGAGAACAACGACATCACCGCTAACGCCTTCACTGGAGCCGGAGGTGAAGTCAACATCACGGTTCAGACGATTCTGGGACTCACACCTCGCAGTCGTGCCGAGTTGCAAGCCTTGCTGGAACCGGATGACCCCCTCGATCCAGTCCGTTTGTCTAGCAGTGATATTACCGCTATCTCTCAGGCAAACCCCAACTTAAATGGTCGAGTCACGTTGACGACTCCCGATGTTGACCCCGCACAGGGTTTAGTTGAGTTACCCGCTGACATTGTGGATGCATCCAACTTGATTGCTCAAGGCTGTAGTGCTAACACGGCAAGTGCCCCAACCGCCAGTGAGTTTGTCATTACAGGACGAGGGGGTCTACCTCCCAGTCCACTCTCTGATTCGTTAGAGCCTTCCTCGCAACTGCCCTCTCGCTGGGTTGCGTCCTCCACTTCAACGGTTGTGTCTCCCAGTGGAAGCCATTCAACCACACCAGCAACTGCCATTACCGAAGCTGAGGGCTGGGTGATCGGGGCAGATGGTCAGGTGTATTTAACGGCACACATCACAAATAATGCCTGCTGGCAATAA
- a CDS encoding chlorophyll a/b-binding protein — translation MTAQDPNLPSPEPNQPAPAFGWTPYAEQINGRFAMIGFVALLILELFTRQDFFTWLGLR, via the coding sequence ATGACTGCACAAGACCCAAATCTACCTTCCCCAGAACCTAACCAACCTGCTCCGGCGTTTGGCTGGACTCCCTATGCAGAACAAATCAATGGTCGCTTTGCCATGATTGGTTTTGTCGCCTTATTGATCCTGGAGTTGTTTACCCGGCAAGATTTCTTTACCTGGTTGGGGCTACGTTAA